The Kribbella jejuensis genome segment CAACCGCGCTCCGCATCATGCTCGGAGGTCAGTTACGGCGGATGCGTGAAGCCGCCGGGTTCACGCGTGCCGACGCGGGCTGGGCGATCCGCGCCTCGGAGTCCAAGGTGAGCCGGATGGAGCTCGGCCGGGTCGGCTTCAAGGAGCGCGACGTCAGCGACCTGCTCGAGCTCTACGGGATGGGCGACGAGGACGAGCGGGTCCGGCTGATGGAGCTCGCCCGAGCGGCGAACAACCCGGGCTGGTGGTCCCGGTACGGCGACGTACTGCCGTCCTGGTTCGCGAACTACGTCGGCCTCGAGCTGGCCGCGACGATGATCCGGACGTACGAGGTGATGTTCGTCCCGGGGCTGCTGCAGACCGAGGCGTACGCGCGGGGCGTGATCCAGCTCGGCCAGAAGTTCCTGCCGATCGACGACGTGGAGCAGCGGGTCGCGCTCCGGGTGCAACGCCAGCAGATCATCAACCGGCCGAACCCGGTCAAGCTCTGGGTGGTCATCGACGAGTCGGTGCTGCACCGGCCGGTCGGCGGCGAGGCGGTAATGCGGGCGCAGATCGAGCACCTGCTGGAGTGCTCGCAGCGGCCGAACGTCACGCTGCAGGTGATGCCGTTCGACCAGATCGGCTACCCCGGTGCGGGCGGCTCGTTCAGCGTGATGCGGTTCGCGGACAGCGACCTGCCGGACGTCGTGTACATCGAGCACGCGTCCAGCGCGCTGTACCTGGACAAGATCGAAGAGGTCGACGAGTACGTCGCGATCATGGAGGGCCTGACCATCGCGGCCGACCCGGTCTCCGCGACCGAGGGCGTCCTCAAGGACGCCCTCGCCCGGATGTAGGTCAGGCCAGCTTCAGGTCGACGGCGATGTTGCCGCGGGTGGCGTTGGAGTACGGGCAGACCTGGTGGGCCTTCGCGACCAGGTCCTCGGCGACCGCGCGGTCCGCGATCCCCGGCAGGCTGACCACCAGCGCGACCTCGAGGCCGTACCCGGCGCCGCCGTTGATCGCGCCGATGCCGACCTCCGCGGTGACGGTCGAGCCCGTGACGTCCTGACGCTCCCGGCGAGCCACCACCATCAGGGCGCTCTGGAAGCAGGCCGCGTACCCGGCCGCGAACAGCTGCTCGGGGTTGGTGCCGTTGCCGGTACCACCCATCTCGGCCGGCGGCGCGACCACGACGTCGAGCTTGCCGTCGTCGGACGCGACCTTTCCGTCGCGGCCGCCGTGCGCGGTCGCCTTGGCGGTGTACAGAACCTTCTCGACAGCGATCGTCATAACTGGTTGTCTCCCTGGGAATCGTTCAGCGGGTGGGGTCGAGAACGAGCTTGCCGACGGTCCGGCGGGCTCGCAGGTCTTCGTGGGCTCCTGCGACCTCGGACAGCGCGTACTCGCCGCCGACGACCGGGGTCAGCTTGCCCGCGGCGGTCAGCTCGAACAGCTCGGTCAGCGGGCCGCCGAGCAGCTGCGGGTTCGCGAAGCAGTCGGCCAGCCAGAAGCCGGCGATCGTCTTCGAGCCCTTCATCAACCGGCTCGGGTCGATCGGTGCGGCCGACTGCCGGGACGCGGCGCCGAACGTCACCAGCCGGCCGAACCGGGCCAGCGCGGCGAACGACTCGTCGAACGTCGGCCCGCCGACCATCTCCAGCACGATGTCGACCGGCTTGCCGCCGTTCGCCTCGAGGATGCGGTCCTTCAGGCCTTCCGGCGTACCGTCGATCGCGGCGTCGGCGCCGAGCTCCAGGACCTGCTTGCGCTTGTCCTCGGTGGACGCGGTCGCGATCACCCGGCCGGCACCCCAGAGCTTCGCGAGCTGGACGGCGAGCGAGCCGACACCGCCGGCGCCGGCGTGCACGAGGACGGACTCCCCCGGCTGCAGGTGCGTGGACGTCTTCAGCAGGTGCCACGCGGTGGTGCCTTGCAGCACGAGCGCGAGAGCCTGGCCGTCAGTGACACCTTCCGGCACGTCCCACGCGTACGGCGCGTGGGCCACGGCCTGCTCGGCGTATCCACCCGAACCGACGAGCGCGACCACGCGGCGGCCGTCGGCGGTGCGGCCGACGACCTCTCCGCCGGGGATCAGGGGCAGCTCGGTCTTGGAGAGGTAGCTGTTCTCGACCTGGTGGGTATCGGCGTAGTTGATGCCCGCACGGTCGACCGTGATCAGGACCTGCCCGTCGCCGGCGACCGGCTCCGGGACGTCGCTGATCTTCAGGACCTCGGGTCCGCCGAACTCGGTGATCTGAATGGCTCGCATACACCGTACTATACACTGTACGTTAGCGAGGTCGAAGGGAGTTGGGTCACACATGGCGCGGACACCGCGGAACACGCTGAACGCCGAGCTGATCGTGCGGACGGCGCTCAGGCTGATGGAGAGCAAGGGCACCGACGCGTTCAGCCTGCGCGGGGTCGCCGCCGAGCTGGGCGTCGGCCCGATGGCGCTCTACACCTACTTCCGGAACAAGGACGAGCTGTACGACGCCGTCCGCGATCACCTGATGTCGTTGCTGCCCGGCGTACCGGCGGACGTGCCGTGGCCGGACCAGGTGCGGTCGGTCTGCCGTTCGCTGCGGCTGCTGATGCTGCAGCATCCTTGCCTTGCGCAACTACTGTCCGGGCGGCCGCTGAGCGGTCACGAGACGGCGCGGGTCGCCGAGGGCCTGCTCGGCGTACTGCGGTCTGCCGGGTTCGGACCGGAGCAGGCCGCACGGACGCACACGACGCTGTTCACCTACGTGCTCGGGTCGACGTCGTGGGAGATCCAGATGGCGGCCGAACGCCGCGATCCCGAAGCGTGGCGACGGCTGCGGGCGACGATGGAGTCGCTGTCGGCGCGCGAGTTCCCGTCGGTGGTGGAACTGGCGCCGGAGCTGGCGCGGACGACCGGCGGCGACGAGCAGTTCGACTACGGCCTCGACCTGCTGCTGGCCGGACTCAGAACACCATCGTGACGATGGCCACCACGCCGATGCAGACGATGAGTGCGCGCAGTGCGATCGGCGGGAGCCGGCGGCCGTAGCGGGCGCCGAGGAAACCGCCGATGGTCGAGCCGACCGCGATCAGGGCGGCGGCCAGCCAGTCGATGTCGTGCACGATCACGAACAGGATCGCCGCGACCGAGTTCACGACCGTGGCGAGCACGTTCTTCAGGCCGTTCATCCGCTGCAGGTTCGAGTCCAGGCCGAGGCCGAGGATCGCCATCAGCAGCACGCCCTGCGCGGCACCGAAGTACCCGCCGTACACACCGGTCGCGAACACGGCCGGGATCACCCACCAGGCACCGCGGTGCTGATGCGCACCGACGCTGACCCACCGCGACAGCCACGGCTGGAACGCGACGAGCAGGCAACCGAGCAGGATCAGCACCGGTACGACGGCGTGGAACGCGGAGTCCGGCAGCGTGAGCAGCAGGACTCCCCCGACGATGCCACCGGCCAGGGACGCCGGGACCAGGCGGATCATCCGGCCGCGCTGTCCCTCGAGTTCGCGGCGGTAGCCGATCGCGCCGGCCGCCGTACCGGGTGCCAGACCGACCGTGTTGGTGACGTTCGCGAGCACCGGCGGGATGCCGACGGCCAGCAGGGCGGGGAACGTGAGCAGCGTGCCCGACCCCACCACCGCGTTGATCGTTCCCGCGCCCATCCCCGCCAGCAGGACGAACACCGCCTCGAACCATGTCATCGCCAAGAGACTTTACGCAGCCGTCCTGGGCGGCGCAGATCTGTCCGGAGGTTGAACACGAAAGAACCCTCCTGAGAGCTGCGTCAGGAGGGTTCCTCGGGGGTGTTGTGT includes the following:
- a CDS encoding quinone oxidoreductase family protein; translated protein: MRAIQITEFGGPEVLKISDVPEPVAGDGQVLITVDRAGINYADTHQVENSYLSKTELPLIPGGEVVGRTADGRRVVALVGSGGYAEQAVAHAPYAWDVPEGVTDGQALALVLQGTTAWHLLKTSTHLQPGESVLVHAGAGGVGSLAVQLAKLWGAGRVIATASTEDKRKQVLELGADAAIDGTPEGLKDRILEANGGKPVDIVLEMVGGPTFDESFAALARFGRLVTFGAASRQSAAPIDPSRLMKGSKTIAGFWLADCFANPQLLGGPLTELFELTAAGKLTPVVGGEYALSEVAGAHEDLRARRTVGKLVLDPTR
- a CDS encoding organic hydroperoxide resistance protein gives rise to the protein MTIAVEKVLYTAKATAHGGRDGKVASDDGKLDVVVAPPAEMGGTGNGTNPEQLFAAGYAACFQSALMVVARRERQDVTGSTVTAEVGIGAINGGAGYGLEVALVVSLPGIADRAVAEDLVAKAHQVCPYSNATRGNIAVDLKLA
- a CDS encoding sulfite exporter TauE/SafE family protein, coding for MTWFEAVFVLLAGMGAGTINAVVGSGTLLTFPALLAVGIPPVLANVTNTVGLAPGTAAGAIGYRRELEGQRGRMIRLVPASLAGGIVGGVLLLTLPDSAFHAVVPVLILLGCLLVAFQPWLSRWVSVGAHQHRGAWWVIPAVFATGVYGGYFGAAQGVLLMAILGLGLDSNLQRMNGLKNVLATVVNSVAAILFVIVHDIDWLAAALIAVGSTIGGFLGARYGRRLPPIALRALIVCIGVVAIVTMVF
- a CDS encoding helix-turn-helix domain-containing protein — encoded protein: MLGGQLRRMREAAGFTRADAGWAIRASESKVSRMELGRVGFKERDVSDLLELYGMGDEDERVRLMELARAANNPGWWSRYGDVLPSWFANYVGLELAATMIRTYEVMFVPGLLQTEAYARGVIQLGQKFLPIDDVEQRVALRVQRQQIINRPNPVKLWVVIDESVLHRPVGGEAVMRAQIEHLLECSQRPNVTLQVMPFDQIGYPGAGGSFSVMRFADSDLPDVVYIEHASSALYLDKIEEVDEYVAIMEGLTIAADPVSATEGVLKDALARM
- a CDS encoding TetR/AcrR family transcriptional regulator — its product is MARTPRNTLNAELIVRTALRLMESKGTDAFSLRGVAAELGVGPMALYTYFRNKDELYDAVRDHLMSLLPGVPADVPWPDQVRSVCRSLRLLMLQHPCLAQLLSGRPLSGHETARVAEGLLGVLRSAGFGPEQAARTHTTLFTYVLGSTSWEIQMAAERRDPEAWRRLRATMESLSAREFPSVVELAPELARTTGGDEQFDYGLDLLLAGLRTPS